The Bifidobacteriaceae bacterium genome contains the following window.
CCCTCAATCAAGCGCGCGGTGCCGTCCGCCAACGCCTGCCCCACCTCGCCGGATTCCTTCGCCAACGCGGCCTGCTGCCACATCACCAGCGACTTCTTGCCGCCCGGCAAACCCATGGTCCGGAACACCTGCAGCCTGCGCTGCATGGTGAAAGACACCCCGATCAGGTTGCGCACCGCCGGCGAGAGCGCGTACGCCAAGAAGAACTGCTGCCGCCAGTCGAACAGCGTCAACTCGACCGCTTGGATCGCCTCGGCCAGCGTCTGGGCCTCCTCCTCCAGGCCGGCCCGTCCCGGGTCATCCGCCGGGGTGGACGCCAGCCTCGCCTCCATCTCCGCAGCTCGCTTCGCGCCTTCCTCGCGCACCTGCTCCAGAGCCGCGAGCACTCCGACCAGGCCCGTCAGGGAGTCGTCATTGGCTTTGTAGAGTTGCTGCCCGCGCGAGACGTTGTCCGCGAGCCGCAGTTCCAACTGCCTGGTTTGCCCCGCCGCCGCGTCGAGCCGCTGCTCAATCGACTTCGACTCGCGGTACATCGCCTTCAGCGTGGACTTGCCGCTCCTCATCGCATGCCGAAGCTTGTTCATCAAGCCTTTAACCTTGCCGGATTCGAACTGCGCGCTGAACCCGTCCAACTGCCGCAAAATGCCGTTGACCACCTGATCGGCCTCAGGCAGTTCAATGTCGCGCTGCGCTGCCAGCAACTCGGAGGAAGTCTGGTTGACTTTCGCCAAAGCGGACTGGCCAAAGTCCAACAGCGCGTTGCGGTCGGCCAGCAGCCGGTTCGCCAGTTCGACGCCACGCCCGGCCAACAATTCGCGCTGGTCGGGCGCCAGCAGCGAGCGGAACTCCAGATGAGCCTGCGGGACCTCCGCCACCGCCTCGTCAGGGGGCACCGACGCGAGCGCCTTGGCCAGCGGCGATTCCGCCACCGGGTTGGCCTTTGGATCCCCGAGCAGCGAAGCCATGTCAACGGCGACGGGATCGGGAGAAGCGGTAGTGCTGGTCATGGTTTCGGCCTTTCGTGAGGGGAGTCGGGAGCATCATAAAGCCCGGCGGCCTGGTCGCGCTTGGCGCGGGCCAGGGCGTCGAGTGAGACTTGGAAGCGCAGGTCCTGGGCGGCGTTGACCTGTTTGATGTTGTTGACGATCTGCTCAGAGAAGGCCGCCACGGCCGCCTCCACCGCGCGCGCCCTGCCCGCCGGATCGTCCCACAGGTCGGGCCGGGTCAAGATGTCCAGGTAATAGTCCTCGCCGAGAACCTCCACCACCTTGGCCACCTGGTCGTGGTATTCGACGCGCGCCACCGCCTTCTGGTCGCCCGCGCCGCGGCGCTCCAAGCGCCGGAAAAGCTCCGAGGTGTCCGTGACGATCCGGGTGATCATCTGCGCCATCGCCTTGGCCGGGGCCATGGCCGGCGTAGGCGTCCGAACGTTCAGATAGCGCACCCGCAGAGCCCGCAGTTGCTCCAACTGGTCGGCCACGTCCCCCGGAGTCGCCTTGGACGGCTTCAGCGGGGCTTTCCCAGCCCCCCGCCCGCCGAACCGCCGAACCAGGAAGAAGATCAGCAACCCGATCAGCGTCAGCGGCACCACCACCACAAAGAACAACGTCCACAGCACCACCCGCACCACAGTCCGCCCGGCCCCAGCCCCAACGTCATCCGCCGATGCCGTCCAGTCCTCCCCGTCCACCACCTCGCCTTGGTCTTCAGCTTGGTCGAGCGCCTCAGCCAGACCGGCCACCGCCGCCACCAGCTTGTCCTCCAAGTCGCCGGCGACATCTTCGGCCTTGTTCGCTGGTTCCTGGGCCGCAGCCTGCCTCAATTCGAGCGAATCTGCGGACAAGTCGACGCCAGCAGCCACCAGCACAGTTGTCCAGTCAGTCTTTTCGCGGATGTCCACGGCGAAATCGCTGGGACTCGCCTCAAGCTTGGCGGTTCCCGGAAGCACCGCCACCGCCACCCGCCCAAGCGGATCGGCTCCAAGTACTTTCTCAAAGTCGATCCTGTCCGGAACTTCCTGCGACTGCCAAATCTGGGAGTCGGCGAGCCCTTGGACCGCCTCGTCCAAGTAGGTCACCGCCTGGGCGGGCGCGCCAACCGACACCGCCAGAGCGGTGGCTGCCAGTAGAGCAAGGGCAAGTCGGCGCATGAGTGGCTCCCGAAGGTCAGAAGTTGTTGATGACGGACGCGAACACAAGGTTGATCCGTTCCGGGTTCGAGGCGTCAAAGACCTGCCCTCCCGAAGCGGTGGC
Protein-coding sequences here:
- a CDS encoding toxic anion resistance protein — translated: MTSTTASPDPVAVDMASLLGDPKANPVAESPLAKALASVPPDEAVAEVPQAHLEFRSLLAPDQRELLAGRGVELANRLLADRNALLDFGQSALAKVNQTSSELLAAQRDIELPEADQVVNGILRQLDGFSAQFESGKVKGLMNKLRHAMRSGKSTLKAMYRESKSIEQRLDAAAGQTRQLELRLADNVSRGQQLYKANDDSLTGLVGVLAALEQVREEGAKRAAEMEARLASTPADDPGRAGLEEEAQTLAEAIQAVELTLFDWRQQFFLAYALSPAVRNLIGVSFTMQRRLQVFRTMGLPGGKKSLVMWQQAALAKESGEVGQALADGTARLIEGAFQAAGQAVAETAKAAQAPILPEQAIWTIRDSIKAQCDGLVEASRWGRAVRGQLLTAMETSEREIGAAVTEARTTIVREVLADVQSPTPQAPTPDADILQALGVK